The Centroberyx gerrardi isolate f3 chromosome 24, fCenGer3.hap1.cur.20231027, whole genome shotgun sequence genome includes a region encoding these proteins:
- the LOC139916751 gene encoding protein mono-ADP-ribosyltransferase TIPARP-like — protein sequence MTDLSSSKWRKRKKAAAAVSDPEPPSMSSEVTFPSPSLLLLEIPADANTSLPVWDAMRSQQVDISWAVNPYGINVHLTPVPSKPGKTASPSKSESASNLAQTSAPPPSILQPQMVIQPIARQDDTSQNASRVLLTFSQNAPQPLPSPSLPSQLQKVAPSPVMSTSLIVPVPLIITQPQPAPQPSTPAKKGVLSVTQTPTGTPTKLPAPPKAPVSRPFHTKSSCNIQICDNFLFNRCCAGAKCKMHHTPYPFHWQLWCVSTHQWVDFPPPSQLLLERIYCDVNKEVIDIKDGNNCYSLNFESMELDNPSNYDGIRRLSNTDDPAENPYFPSKWQIYWWDSFNWQEYKEDVSKSLLEKMDNMEPECSFYIGTQEYMVDFTSMTQTNVASGYQREIRRRPAYRSLPSMEPYLNGPAQPLGEPPAANFSVDPLEEFSCWYPPVWSLVSEQEYSLVDVPVGTQAYLKVHNLFHESLPETKVEIIGIQQIQNLLHWDKFQRYKSHMLKRPTKRKEPLERHLFHGTNADAVNDICHNNFDPRMAGVNGVSYGHGSYFACVASFSNSYSAKIGVDEVHHMFLAKVLVGKVCMGRNGYRRPPPLTKYKKYCLYDTCVDSLENPSMFVVFDSCQCYPYYLIKYREMPKVIDMAA from the exons ATGACTGACCTTTCTTCCAGcaaatggaggaagagaaagaaggcagcagcagcagtttcagATCCTGAGCCCCCGTCCATGTCGTCCGAGGTCACCTTCCCGagcccttctctcctcctcctggaaATCCCTGCTGACGCCAACACCAGCCTCCCAGTGTGGGATGCCATGAGATCCCAGCAGGTCGACATCTCCTGGGCTGTCAACCCATACGGCATCAATGTTCACTTGACCCCTGTGCCCTCTAAGCCAGGTAAGACTGCAAGTCCCAGCAAGAGTGAAAGCGCTTCCAACCTGGCACAgacttcagctcctcctcccagcaTCCTCCAGCCTCAAATGGTCATCCAGCCCATAGCTCGGCAAGATGACACCTCCCAGAATGCCTCCAGGGTCCTCCTCACCTTCTCCCAAAACGCCCCCCAGCCGCTGCCCAGCCCCAGCCTTCCTAGTCAGCTACAGAAGGTAGCCCCAAGCCCGGTGATGTCCACCTCGCTCATCGTCCCAGTGCCTCTCATCATCACCCAGCCCCAGCCTGCGCCCCAGCCCAGCACCCCTGCCAAGAAAGGGGTCCTGTCCGTCACCCAGACCCCGACAGGCACCCCCACCAAGCTGCCGGCCCCGCCCAAAGCACCTGTCTCCCGGCCCTTCCACACCAAGAGCTCCTGCAACATCCAGATCTGTGACAATTTCCTCTTCAATCGGTGTTGTGCAGGGGCGAAGTGTAAGATGCACCACACCCCCTACCCCTTCCACTGGCAGCTGTGGTGTGTGTCCACCCACCAGTGGGTCgacttcccccctccctcccagctccTGCTGGAGAGGATCTACTGCGATGTCAACAAGGAGGTGATTGACATCAAGGATGG AAACAACTGCTACAGCCTGAATTTTGAATCGATGGAGTTGGACAACCCCTCCAATTATGACGGGATTAGACGACTGTCTAACACTGACGACCCAGCCGAGAACCCTTACTTCCCCAGCAAGTGGCAAATCTACTGGTGGGACAGCTTCAACTGGCAAGAGTACAAGGAG GACGTGTCCAAGTCGCTGCTGGAGAAGATGGACAACATGGAGCCGGAGTGTTCCTTCTACATCGGTACACAGGAGTACATGGTGGACTTCACCAGTATGACCCAGACCAACGTTGCCTCAGGATACCAGAGAGAAATTCGCCGCAGGCCCGCCTACCGCTCCCTTCCTTCCATGGAGCCATATCTGAA TGGGCCCGCCCAGCCCCTCGGTGAGCCTCCTGCGGCCAACTTCAGCGTGGACCCTCTGGAGGAGTTCAGCTGCTGGTACCCCCCGGTGTGGAGCCTGGTCTCAGAGCAGGAGTACAGCCTGGTGGACGTCCCGGTAGGCACGCAGGCCTACCTGAAGGTCCACAACCTGTTCCACGAGAGCCTGCCCGAGACCAAGGTGGAGATCATCGGCATCCAGCAAATCCAGAACCTCCTCCACTGGGACAAGTTCCAAAG ATACAAGTCCCACATGCTGAAGCGCCCCACCAAGAGGAAGGAGCCTCTGGAGAGGCATCTGTTCCACGGCACGAACGCGGACGCCGTGAACGACATCTGCCACAACAACTTCGACCCGCGGATGGCCGGAGTCAACGGCGTGTCCTACGGTCACGGCTCCTACTTCGCCTGCGTCGCCTCCTTCTCCAACTCCTATTCAGCCAAGATAGGGGTGGATGAGGTTCACCACATGTTCCTGGCCAAGGTGCTGGTGGGGAAGGTGTGCATGGGAAGGAACGGGTACCGTCGCCCCCCGCCCCTCACCAAGTATAAGAAGTACTGTCTCTACGACACCTGCGTCGACAGCTTGGAGAATCCCTCCATGTTTGTAGTTTTTGATAGCTGTCAGTGCTACCCATACTACCTCATCAAGTACAGAGAGATGCCCAAAGTGATTGATATGGCAGCGTGA